Sequence from the Muntiacus reevesi chromosome 9, mMunRee1.1, whole genome shotgun sequence genome:
TTCATAACAAATGTACTACCACTCTgctgggggatgttgataatagGGATGCTCTGCGTATGTGAGGGCAGGGGCAAAAGGGTATCTCTGAACCTTtgtctcagttttgctgtgaaccaaaAACTACTCTTTAACCCTCTTAACCATTTTttgaaagactttttaaaagagcaaTTGTGTATTATACCACAAGTATatgtataaagtatatataaaatgtataacatGAATATATATGATACATGAAATTATACAATATCTATATAaagatagattttttaaagtatatttatataaactGAATATTGAATTATGTATTAGAAAGAGCTAGAATTTTAGTCCCAACTCCACAGAAGTTGTGTGTCCTTAGACAAGTTACATAACTTTAACAAACCCTAATATTGTTTTGTGTAAAACAatgtataaaatgagaaaaataatgatgcTGGTAGCTACTTTGTAGAGATGTATTAGGATTAGAGATGATCATGTAAAGGGCCTAAAAGAATTTCTAATGTACAGCAAGTGCTCAATAGGTAAAAGCCATCATCaatgaaaattttattcatttattaactgGCTATGgtagtttatatatttattcattattttttctacagTCGTAATACCCACTTGAACTCTAAGCTGCTCACTGTataaattattactatttttaactcctttgttttgttttgttttataggcAACAATTGGTATTGACTTTTTATCAAAAACAATGTACTTGGAGGATCGAACAGTGAGTAATGTTTTCAGTGTGCACTTTTCTGCAACACTCCAGGACAGAATGTTATGCTTAAAGCTATTATCAGTGATTGTTGCCATAAGAAGTACTTAGCAACGTTGCCAAAGTTAGTGTACAGGTCTTGAGAAAAGCTATTCTAGGATGAACAGTACTTAGCACTTTGAATTTTTTATCCTCAAGTAGACTCCAAAGGGGAGAGAAAGCCATTATTTGTAATACTCTGATAGCCCTAGGCTTGATAAACAAAATTTATTGCCTTGACTTGGAATATTACAACAAATAGCAttgagaaaagaatattttcatgaaGAAATTAGAGCTGCTGAAGACCTTTTGTGTACCACTCTGAACCATTCAAACATTTCATTTGAATATCACACAATTTGGGAATTTCCAGGCTTTGTGGGAATATGGTATATTCCAAAGTGACTGTGAATAGACAAAAATAATGTGTATCTCCTTGTTAGATTTTTGTCTTCCATCTTTTGGAATGCTCCCTTTAAGTGTGATATAAATTCTGTATTCTAGCCTGCTACCCAAAAAGCATTATCTCTAATGCCATTTCTTTACGTTTGTGAGTCTTTCTTTTGGATGTTCTCctttatgttttaatatataacgtttcatttcttaaaatttgaaaacagaaactgCTTTATGATGGTAAAAGAACTTAATGCTTGTTTTCAGGCTTTTCTTCCTGGAATGTAGATGTgaagaagaaagtaaagacaCGTTTAAGTAGAGTTGCAAaaagatatttctcttttttgctaGATTATATATACTGTTCTAGAAATAAATGTGTGGGAGAACAAGCCACAGTAGTCAGAGATCCAATTTCAAAGTGTTCTGTATCCAGTAGAGAAAagagacattttattttcatttcagaggggctgaacattgacatttacctttgtttttctcttttattttcactatttgaACATGAGCAGGCTGCTTGTGCTGTCCGGAAGGTATAGGATTCAAAGAGAGGTTGTAGAGAGGGGGGATAAAAAGGAAGCTGTACTTATCATCCTGTGAAATCTttcctattgcttttttttttattatttttgagttACGTACCTTCAGAGgaagcaaattttaaatattaactcccttttgaaaaaggaaaggaattttatgttgttttcattCCTACATCCCTGCAACCTTTTGCATGAGTTTCCTTTTTACCTCCTTGCCACCctcctttaaaaacattatttcttttttctttttagtatgagtttgttttttttgtttttgttttttttttttatttattttttcccatcccACAGATCAGGCTGCAGCTGTGGGATACTGCGGGTCAGGAACGTTTCCGTAGCCTCATTCCCAGTTACATCCGTGATTCTGCTGCAGCCGTAGTAGTTTACGATATCACAAGTAGGTATTTTGCAACGGGTTgacctttcttatttttcttgcttgtttGACTGATTTTATTGTTAGGTACGATTGCAATTATGGGACACAGCAGGTCAAGAGCGGTTCAGGAGCTTGATTCCTAGCTACATTCGTGACTCCACTGTGGCAGTTGTTGTTTATGATATCACAAGTGAGTGGGGGGGGAATTACGCATTTCTAATCTTCTTTCAACCTTTAGCTTAGTTGCATGCATGTTCTTGTTTTGTGCTTGTTTTCTATACTGGCATGTAAAATTGAGTTTTATTATACCAAACCTATCACACATCAGCTAGGTCAGAGTATTTGCTTCACTGTTTGTACCAATATATCTTACTTCTACTGTGTCAGGGTTTTTTGCCCCAGAAATTTTTGTGTGGGTCTAATTATGAACCCTCCAAGACTTTCTTAGTATCCTGTTATCCCTAAGCTACACCATAATTATGGTTGGAAGAGTGtctccttttttatttaatttgatttcagatttctctaGAACAAAATAATCTGCATTTATGTCTCTTGCAAAGTTTTCCAAATCCTTCAAGGCTTCTTCTACTGAGGCTGTTAAAAGGTTCTGATAACCAACTTTTCTCTGCTTTCACCTTCCAGCCATCCTTTCTAtagaggaagagcagagaaaactTAATTTCTATTAATCATTTTCATTTGAGTGAAATCTGGATTCTCTGActagtttatttgttttgttgctaACAAGTGacacttttcatttctctccaagaaaacatttaaatgggAGACTAAAACAAGTGAtggtcttcctttttcttttccctcaagaCTGAATAATAATGCCTTTGGCATTTTAAGTGACTGTAAATTTTGAATAGAGCATTGATGACTGACAGGGAAATGCTGTCTGATTAAAATTGTCTTTGTAAATTGGTTTATGATATATTAGGCAATATTTGGTTATCATTCCATATAGTGGTCCATAATTTATAGGAAAACCAGGATAGTACCACATCTTGGacttctttaaaaacataaactgTAATGTTAGCATACATTTTGACAAATTTGCTCAAACAGAAATcatatctacttaaaaataattacaatgaCAGAATTATAAGTTAGAGGTTTACAtttagaaactttttattttggttagGTGCCAAATGCAGTCCTTCTTTTCTTAAAGCTTTCCTTTGGGTTGCTAcctgttttaaaatgtatgttcatTATTGTGCTGTCACAAGTTTTGCAGCTTTAAAATGTTTGTGCTTACTTTAACCAAATCAAGTAAAATCAGGTGTATTCTTTGAAATTTGTGCACATGTggttaaaatattagcaaattgttTTCTTTAGCTGCTGTAAGAATTATTGAAGTACTCTACTTAGACTCCAGGGCTGGAAAAGATGGGTTTCGTTATAAGTGATTCTGGTACATTAAACTAATAAACTTCAAGTTAAAGTGATCACAAACTGAATAAGCAATGCAAACAGAGTGGTGTTGAAAGCTATTGAAAGGCTTTACAAATTTTGTGGATGTGTTGGGACTTACTGGCTGACGTACTTTTGGAGATGCTTTCTTTGTCACGTTTGGTATGTGTAAGTAATCAAAAGAGCATTGTGGCAACATGACACCATATTATCTGTCATAGCTATCCTTTCAtcgtttaaatattttttttcagttatagtATATTATACTCACCTGGTCATGTCCCAAAATTTTAAGCTATTATAAAAGGTACCTTGTGGATTTTATTCTTGTGATTTGTTTAGATCACTGATATTTGTACTCAGATAAAATGGAGTTATGTTGCAGGCACATTAAGGGTGGGTTCTAATGTGCCAACTCCCTTCCAACttccagtgcttttttttttcccccctttttttggtCCTTCACTTGGGAAGTTACTTGCAATATCACTAATCTCTGTCCACCTTCCTGTATGCCAGATGTTAACTCCTTCCAGCAAACTACAAAATGGATTGATGATGTCAGAACAGAAAGAGGAAGTGATGTTATCATCATGCTAGTAGGAAATAAAACAGATCTTGCTGACAAGAGGTATGGAATGATTTCATATGTATATGGAATGTTTGATTTCTTTGTTAAGCAGCCTCTTATTTTTGTTAGTGAATCctattatttttgttagttttaaaaggagacttgTTTATTCCTTAATCTTATGCCCCCATCCTTTTTCTTTAATGTAAGAACCTGAAATAGGTAAACTCAGTCCTGGAAactctctggtagtccagtggttaggattctgtgctttcactgccaaggggcatgggttcaatctctcattgggaaacttaagatcccacaaaccccGCAATGtggcaacaaaacaaaacaaaacacattaaaCTCAGtccttaaaggaaaataaatttttttttgtttgtgtcagctcatatataaataactcatgGAAGATTGTTTATACATGAAGCTGATagctattttgcattttttaggcctcattaataaataaaagcagtatTCTGTTagagaacaaaatatttttaaaaacaaatcctgtctttaaaaagtattcataATGATTAAATGCACACTCTTTTGCTAGCCttataaatattcattataaTTCAGTagtgtagttttttcttttctttttttaattgtatgtttGAGCCAGACTGTGAGGTTGAACTGAATAGCTTGATTGTGATACCTTAGTCAAATGAGCAAAGACATATTCAAGTCACAGGATGCAAAATGTATTAACATTCACTGTAGAGCCCATGGCTTGAATATCTGCCTttagcattcctcagtgatctaCTTGATATTGTTTTTAGTAATCTTGACAATTTAATATTTGAAgtttttactatttattatttgtttattcattagtTGAATATTGAAATTCTAGTAATGAACTTTTGCTGttaatttaaatgttataaaGAAATACAGTATGTTCAAAGACTTACGAAATGTAAAGCCTATCTCTGCTCACAGTACCTCATTTGGAATTGGCAAGGAAgtctttctttatttaaaagtaaattcagCATAtgacttcatcttttttttttttaccatcttttctttatgaaaatcATTTTTCAGACATCAATGCTGTTATAtagattttctttgtttatctTCACTATGAGAATTTGaagattttatatgtatatattcttgtaGTGGAGAGTCCCAGGATACCTTCACTATTAAAAgaaaggttatatatatatatttatttctttttatagctggaGTTATCTAAAAGGATGCATGCAAGCGTCTGTTCTTTTACTGCATGATAGTTGGGTATACAGATATAGAAAGttatctaaattatgtttatagtaatttttctttaagataATATTTGTCCATTGCTTTAGaacttctttctcagtaatttttGCCAGACTATTGCCTATTAGCTTTCACATTTAAAAGAAttagagtcttaaaaaaaatttaaaaaactaaaagaattggAGTCTTgttcatttcattaaaataattttgttttttcatctatttttattattacttcatctattttattaatgtaacagttgctttgtttttttaattgaagtataattgatttgtagtgtttcaagtatatagcaaaatgattcagttatattaatacatatatatgtatttatcctttttgagattcttttccattatagattattataagatactgaatgtagttccctgcaccatacagtaggtccttggtgtttatctcttttacatacagtatttatctatTAATCTGAAATtcccaataaaataatttttaaatgaggaaaaaaatttttttttaattttttacagcattaaaagaaaatctttggtAGTAGGTGGCCTTTCATAAGCATAACATGGAATCCTAATGCCTTAAAGGGAAAGATTGATAAATttgaatacataaatataaaaattatattcaccTATTAGATTGGCCATTATTCAAAAGATTGATAGTGCACTCTATCATCAAGTGTCTGAATAGATAAGAGCTCTTATACACTGAAAATGTAACTAATACAGTTTTTAGCAGAAACAGTTTAACAtcagtatttaaaatactttttgacTGAAATCCACCTCTAGTAACTTATTCCATAGATACACCCACAGAAATGTGAACATTTCAGGAGTTGAAAGATGAACATACAGGAGTTATTATTGCACCATTACTTGtaatattaaagaattaaaatcagTCTGAATGACTGCTAGTAGTAgtagtattttattaatataaatgaaattcttctagtcagtaaaaaaaaaaaaaaaaggaagttattGCTGGCTTACACATGAAGCTTAAGAAAAACCATTGATCAATGCGTATACCTGAATCCTTtgtctttaaaacaaataaataaataagatggttCTTTGGCCTATAACAAATCTGTGTAAGAATACATGAAACTTAACTAGTGTTTTTTggaaagagtaaaacaaataaataaataagatggttCTTTGGCCTAGAACAAATCTGTGTAAGAATACATGAAACTTAACTAGTGTTTTTTGGGAAGAGAATGGGATTATATAGGAGTTTATTGtagtcgtcttttttttttttttgtagtcgtcttttaaaaattactgttgtaatcagaaaaaaaaagttttaataacaGCAATTTAAAGTTAAATGGCCTTTTCCACTTTCTTTGACAATTAGTTTTTTCATGAAAACCTGGAGGAAAGACGGGAATTTATCTCTTAGTGTCTTAGCACCTAGATGTTCAGTATTCTTTCTGTCCTCTGTAGCCCAGTGCTTCAAAGATGTTTCAAACCTAAGAATCACTTGGTAAACATGGCATATTAGACCCTCTTTTAAGATTCTGGCTATAGAGGATTGTGgtcaactttaaaatttttgatgtttttgagcCTCCTTCCAGATTCAGTTAATCCAGAGTAGGTCCCTTGAATCTATGTTTTAATTAATCTTTCTAGGTATGTGCATGcaaagtcgtttcagtcatgtctgactctgtgggacccaatggactgtaacctgctaggctcctctgtccatcggaatTCTctcatggagtgggttgccatggcctcctccaggggtcttcctgactcagggatcaaacctgtgtctcttgtgtctcctgcattagcaggcaggttctttatcactagcacaaCCTAGGAAATCCCAGTCTTTCTAGGTGCTTCTGACAAATCCAAACCACAGTTGTGAACCTTGGTATAGCTAACTTTCAACCATCTTATAGTTCTACAACTAGTTAGAATTTCTACCTGGAGGAAACCTTCACATGGAGGGTTTATGGACTGATAATCATTGTTCAGGAGATGTTTATTGAGTATCATGTATGTTTCAGAGCAGGCTACTCTTATAATAGTGAACTAAAATCTTCAAGGAGATTTTATTCTAGTGAATAAACCaggcaataagtaaataaaaaaatagcatGTTTGATAGTGATACGTGCTAAGGgtgaaaataaagcagggaaaaggAATATGAAATGTTAAAGACAAGTTTGTGATACTAGATGGGATAGCAGTGGAGAAAACCTCCCTGAGAAGATGACTGGTGACTTTTGAGTAAAGAAGCTAAGGAAGTGAGGGAGTAACTATGCAAGTATGTTGAGGAAAAAAAGGTCCTAGGCAGATGACTCAGAAAATACAAAAGTACTGAGTTGGGAATACACTTATTTGAGAGACAGCAAGGAAGCCTATATAATTGATAAAGAGAATGATGGAAAGAGCAGTATgggaatgaaatgaaattaaaatgaaatgaaagataatGAAGGCCAGATCATGTAGCACAAAGTAAAACTTTCTGGATGAGATTGGAGGGTTTAAGCAGAGGAGTGGCTTCTCATAGGTCACTGTTTGCTCTGTTGAAAATGCATaaggggagaagagaggaggatAAACTAGACTTTATTCCAAGCAAGAAATAATGATGGCTTGACCAGGATAGTGGTAACTTGTGTGGTGATCAGTGGTCAAATTTAGATATTTTGAAGATAGAACTGACGGGATATACTGATGCGATGGATAGAATACATACTAATGGATGGAATATACGATGTTGGGGAAGGGGTCGTCAAGAATGACCCCTAGATTTTTGGCCTGAGAAGCCATCATTAACTGAGACAGGAGAGACTGCATAAAGAAACAGTTTGGGAGGGATTATCATGACTTCAGCTTTTGGTCATTTTAAGTGTAGAATGGCTATCAGCTCTCCTAATAATTAGAGGTCAGGTAGGCAGTTAGTTGGCTATAAGCATGCAGTTCAGAGCAGCAGTCCATGCTAGATATATAAGTTGAGAGTCATCAGCATATAGGTGATATTTAAAGCCATGAGACTGCATAAGATCTCCAAGGCAGTAATTGTAGATAGAGGAAAGGTCCAACGAGTAAGTTTTAGGGCATCTGAAATCATTGTTTTTCGGAAATCCATACTGCTGACGTGTTTAAAGTTCTGCTGCTGATTGTCAGCTTACtttcaaatggttaaaaaaacatatttttaaaaatttattcatgaATACATAGAGAATGAGTGGATATAACAAGCAGATAGAATAAAGCATTAACAGTTGAAGTATATATAAAGAATGATTTTGCTTTTAGAAGATGGAGAAATTGTAGAATAATATCTTCTTGTAGACAAGAAGAGAGCAGGATCTAGTACATTGATATAAGTTTGAGGAATAAGGACAGTTCTTCCACAGTTGTGGGTCTAGAGGTAGACTATGAGGCACACACAAGTAGATtgtagtgaaaggttgttgctaagatgccgggattcttggcctccggaggagacgaattcaatccggggccagagacgagactggatcgctcagagcttttgtgtaataaagttttattaaagtataaaggagatagagaaagcttctgacataggcatcagaagggggcaaaagagtatcCCCCTCCTAATCTTCAGCTGTAAGTTATATaatcactcacagtctgttaatgaaaagaaaggaatgtcttagaatttagaatggcaccagataattcatccctggccataaaatgattgacttgaatcttgtagaagggcagattaccaacaaatagtttcgtttccatagattaggggaacaataccgagtaagtaggttgggccatttgaCGGAAtttacagagtctggggtaaattaaCGCgataaatatttctataaaaaaatgtattggttaactcaaggtttgagaatagttagcttcaggtgaaacccggtgtcatggcaacacagcattttaagagaaacctccttttaaatttgtatagagaaggaaaaacatggcttgtttcctcctgccgcttaagagagataaaaatgtttggcacttgcagcctatttcctccgtttggagacccctggccttcctgcctattaccctctcagTAGGATAGTTGTGGTGCAAGCGTGTAGAAATTCTCTTACATtgctttggttttctgttttgtaagaagCAAGATTTATCAGCTGATAGTTTAGATCCAGTTAATTAGAATAGTTGCTTATTCATTAAACATCTATATGATTGCTGGGCGCTAGGAATACCAGGATAAATGAGAGAACACTGCTCTTGAAGAGCTGACGTCTTGAGAAACTTCCCTGTAAAAGAAGCATTAATACTGTATATCAAGAAACTTTAACATACGTGTCTTTGACTCGCTTGTTCCAGTTACAGAAATCCACAAAATTCAACCTAAAGAAATGATCCAAAGTAAGTGCTCAAAGCACAAAGATGTCCATAGCAACATTTTTCACAGTAGtgtaaaattttgaaagcaaCATACATTTTTAATACTTTGAGACTGGTTAAAATAGATAAATGTCTAgccattaaaaattgttttacattaaaaattttttaatcacaaaactaaatatttataatctgatattaagagaaaaatattgggttgaccaaaaagtttgtttgggtttttctgtaaactGTTACAGgagacccaaatgaactttttggccaacccattaagttattaaagtttttaaaatttgaaaaatacaagtgAGCTCAGCCAGTAAAAacaaatcattaagaaaaaaaagattttaaaaaatgtttagttgGGCGAAAATACGGAAGTACACAGATTTTAAGTGTAGTTGAAatataatgtattaatttctgctgtatagcaaagtgattcagttatgtatgcattctttttttatatattcttttccattatagtttatcataaaatattaaatataattccctgtgctatatctctagttcttgttgtttatccactctgtATAGTTTGAAtttgttaaccccaaactcccactccatccctcccttccTCAGCAGCCACAGATTTGTTctttatgtttgtgagtctgtttcatttatatcatattttagatcccacatataagtgatatcatatggtatttgtctttctgacttaagaAGTGCACAAATTTTAAGTATATGCAGTTTGATAAATTTTCAAACTAGTCTTACCTGTATAACCAGCACCATATTAGGAGAAGTTCAAAACCTTGTTTATAATCTTCATATCATCATCTTTCAaaaaggtggattttttttttaatttttctacagGCAAGTGTCAattgaggaaggagagaggaaagccaAAGAGCTGAATGTTATGTTTATTGAAACTAGTGCAAAAGCAGGATACAATGTAAAGCAGGTAAGTTATTTGAGAATGAGTGGGTTGAAGTTatcaaattgaaaaaatatattttaaaataattgtatgaGTTTTCTATTCTCTAGTGTAAGATTTTCTTCCAGTTGACAGTAGCAGGCCTCATGAATTAGCAGTATATTACAGTGAACAATGAAAAATCTAAATGTGGCATAGTTTGGGAAAAAGAAGAGACTTGTCAAACTTTATAGATTGTTCCTAGAACGAGTATTTCATTATGATTACAAAATGATTGCTGGGTTGTAAACTCACCATACTCTCACTGCATCCCTACTGCCTTGTTTTAAGGTGAATTGTCTTCATTTTAGTATTTGATAAGATAATAAAACAAGTATTTGCTTTCAGGCTTGGTATTTTGCTTGTTATAAAAATACAttcttattattttatccttAATAACTGCTGGTATTAACAGTGTTCATAACAGTGTTTATACCTGTTTTGGGGAACAGGAAAATATGGGAAGACCTCACTTTATCAAACTGTTACCTTAAAGATGGGGTAACCAAAAACTTACCTGCTTAATTCTTCAAGTCTACATATCTTATAGAGTACTGGTCCCAGATTTATAGGCTTTATctctcaataaattattttttaattgtatgttATCAGTAAAGGGGTAAAATTAAATCCTTGAAGCTGTGTAAGTAGAGCTTTATGAAAAATTctctatattattttcatttttggctcTTCCCAGTTCTCTTTCTTTACCTTGAAACATATGTAAGTAACACTGAATTGGCACTAATTCCCTCCTCGTAGTATACTGTTTCATGGCTCCATATCTGTATTCATGCTGTGTTCTCTTTGCTTAGAATACTCATTTTATCTGTATTCATGCTGTGTTCTCTTTGCTTAGAatactcattttcttctttcctgactGATCCCTACCCATACTTTTAAGTTTCAGCTTAGAGGTCAGCTGTTTAGAGGTATTTTCTCTTACATTCTCCACCGAGCTGTTCTGTGCTTAGCTTCttgatcgtgtctgactctatgtgacctgatggactgtagcccaccaggctcctctgtccatggggattctccaggcaagaatactggagtgggtgccatgtcctcctccaggggatcttcccaacccagggatcgaacccaagtctcccccatttcaggtggattctttaccatctgagccaccagggaagcccattctccaCCATACATCCAGGTATTATCACTTAGTGATAAATGACTCTCTTGTGTGCTTTCACGGATCCGAGACCCCTGTTATAGAATTTACCACATTATATTGAAATTGCTTTCCCATCAAAATTATATATTCTCAGAGTCTGCCAGTATATAAGGAATTTATTAAACAGTTTGAGTAATAAAAGTTGCCGTAATATTATATGTCACTGTATTAAGACAAAGAAGTTGGTAGCTTCATCTACCTTTCTCTATTACAGATGTTTTGATAAGGATGTGAAATAGTTGCTTATATGCTTATTTGGACTTCTCCAAGACATCTTTGGATCTGGGTTAATGTATAAAGAAGGGGTTGCTGTGTTCCCCTAGTCCCAACCTTAAGTACTCTTGTAGGTTTAGAAACAGCTTTCTTGAGGTATAATTTGTGTACCACAAAATTCACTTGTTTTTTTAAGTGTACGATTCAGTTATTTTCAGTAAATTTACATCATTGTGCAATCATCACCATAATTCagctttagaacattttcatcacttgcCATGCAGTTTTTTCTAGAAGCCTGACTCGTACAGATGTTGGTAGCCATTGATAACGAAGAGAGACTTTTTACAAAACAATCTTGTCCTAAATTTGAAGCCCATTTGCTACTTTATTATTTCTCCTTATTTAGATGATATGTCTGAACCTGTGGTTTTGCTAAAGTCCCTATTTGTTAGGACctgattttgttatatttttaaatataaatgtgacTAAAATTGCTGTTTTCAAACTTTGGAACAGaactgccttttaatttttttgtcattttttttttttgtagcttctTAACTCATAAAAaccattactttttaattttatagagaGTACCATGGTATGTTAGAAttttaattcaatatttaaaGACCTATGCTTTGTCAGCTTATATCATTAAgttgaggaagaaagaaatcctgGGATTCTCACATGCccatgaaataatgaaaaaaattaaaaaagcaaacaaacaattaAAAGCTTATGTTAATAAGCATGTttaaataataggtttaaaatctTCCCCCCTAACTGTAGATAGTTCATCATATAGAATGCATTTCTGCCATGTGTGAAAATTACTGACTGATTTTAACTTTTAGATAAGAAATAAATCATAATCCATTTTTTTATGGGTTGTCTGTTCCTTGAGTTAGCTTTTATAAAGGAACTTAAAACTAATCAGCTAGAGCAtcacttttaaaaacttaattttttaaatgaccagtgttttttaaaaagaagtgtttATCTTTTTAGTTGCACTATGTCACcccaatgcttttttaaaaaaaatagtctttgatACCACTTGGTATATTAGTTGTatagaaaaattcaaattttcctaAGTAAAATCTTTATCAAATCTGCCCAGTAACCATTGCCCAGTTCTTGACTGGACAATGCACCTT
This genomic interval carries:
- the RAB6A gene encoding ras-related protein Rab-6A isoform X1; amino-acid sequence: MSAGGDFGNPLRKFKLVFLGEQSVGKTSLITRFMYDSFDNTYQATIGIDFLSKTMYLEDRTIRLQLWDTAGQERFRSLIPSYIRDSAAAVVVYDITNVNSFQQTTKWIDDVRTERGSDVIIMLVGNKTDLADKRQVSIEEGERKAKELNVMFIETSAKAGYNVKQLFRRVAAALPGMESTQDRSREDMIDIKLEKPQEQPVSEGGCSC
- the RAB6A gene encoding ras-related protein Rab-6A isoform X2, translating into MSAGGDFGNPLRKFKLVFLGEQSVGKTSLITRFMYDSFDNTYQATIGIDFLSKTMYLEDRTVRLQLWDTAGQERFRSLIPSYIRDSTVAVVVYDITNVNSFQQTTKWIDDVRTERGSDVIIMLVGNKTDLADKRQVSIEEGERKAKELNVMFIETSAKAGYNVKQLFRRVAAALPGMESTQDRSREDMIDIKLEKPQEQPVSEGGCSC